The following coding sequences are from one Candidatus Bathyarchaeota archaeon window:
- a CDS encoding NUDIX domain-containing protein produces the protein MSLVKGVCVVERQFCVCVDGVYVKDSKILLFKRNVEPFKGYWHTIGGHVEEDETLKEALKREFKEETNLDVQVGDIIGGRIENTHDRTKIIAIMEVTSARGEIKLNSENLDYGWFSQIPPDAVCDYTKYLKR, from the coding sequence TTGAGTTTGGTTAAGGGTGTTTGTGTGGTGGAAAGGCAGTTTTGTGTTTGCGTGGATGGCGTTTATGTGAAGGACAGTAAGATTTTGCTTTTTAAACGTAATGTGGAGCCTTTCAAGGGTTACTGGCACACAATTGGCGGACACGTTGAAGAAGATGAAACCCTAAAGGAAGCCCTAAAACGTGAATTCAAGGAGGAAACCAACTTGGACGTGCAGGTAGGCGACATAATTGGCGGGAGAATAGAAAACACGCATGACCGCACAAAAATAATTGCTATCATGGAAGTAACTTCCGCCCGAGGTGAAATCAAGCTTAACTCAGAGAACTTGGACTACGGCTGGTTTAGCCAGATTCCCCCAGACGCTGTCTGCGACTACACCAAATACCTAAAACGGTAA
- a CDS encoding YhbY family RNA-binding protein → MSKITTKMKRHVRHELKEEGPTIWVGKEGLTSAVMVQLEKQLQKNKMVKARILKTALEDTTAKAIAEQAATQTDSALVEVRGHVFILFRKRRKPEPEQDTPKP, encoded by the coding sequence ATGAGTAAGATAACTACAAAGATGAAGCGTCATGTTAGGCATGAACTCAAAGAGGAAGGACCTACCATTTGGGTTGGTAAGGAAGGCTTAACTTCTGCAGTTATGGTTCAACTAGAAAAGCAGCTGCAGAAAAACAAGATGGTCAAAGCTCGAATTCTAAAAACCGCCTTGGAAGACACCACTGCCAAAGCCATAGCCGAACAAGCCGCAACGCAAACCGACTCCGCATTAGTTGAAGTCCGCGGACACGTCTTCATACTGTTTAGGAAACGCCGAAAACCCGAACCCGAACAAGACACCCCAAAACCCTAA
- a CDS encoding 30S ribosomal protein S19e — protein sequence MTTPYDIPSSMFIEKLAKYIRENVEEVQPPAWAAVAKTGSHVEKQPQDPDWWYTRSASLLRKVYVHGPVGIEKLRSDYGGRKGFSVALNHASKAGGSNLRKILQQLETAGLIQTVRAKGRVMSPKGRKLLQEVSSDLHRELVKTIPELKKYQGE from the coding sequence TTGACAACTCCTTACGATATACCCTCATCAATGTTCATCGAGAAACTGGCGAAATATATACGCGAGAATGTAGAGGAAGTTCAGCCTCCCGCATGGGCTGCAGTCGCCAAAACAGGTTCCCATGTAGAAAAACAGCCCCAAGACCCTGACTGGTGGTACACCCGCAGTGCGTCTTTGCTACGTAAAGTCTATGTTCACGGACCCGTCGGCATAGAGAAACTGCGTTCTGACTATGGCGGACGAAAAGGTTTCTCAGTAGCTTTGAATCATGCATCTAAAGCGGGCGGAAGTAACCTGCGTAAAATCCTTCAGCAACTAGAAACTGCAGGTCTTATCCAGACTGTCCGCGCTAAAGGTAGAGTTATGTCTCCTAAGGGCAGGAAACTCCTCCAAGAAGTAAGCTCTGATTTGCACAGAGAATTAGTCAAGACTATTCCTGAACTTAAGAAGTATCAAGGGGAATAA
- a CDS encoding DNA-binding protein: MSDEELDAIRRRKLSAMQQRAASDEQKQQMQAEQQIEAQKQALLKQILSPEARQRLTNLKMVKPEFTDNLELQLIQLAQMGKVPVPMSDAQLKQILIQLQSRKRETRITRI; the protein is encoded by the coding sequence ATGTCTGATGAAGAGCTTGATGCCATCCGTCGGAGAAAGCTCTCGGCTATGCAGCAACGGGCGGCTTCTGACGAGCAAAAACAGCAAATGCAAGCTGAACAGCAAATCGAAGCACAAAAGCAAGCTCTACTAAAACAGATCCTATCCCCAGAGGCTAGGCAACGTTTAACTAACCTAAAGATGGTTAAGCCTGAATTCACAGACAATTTAGAGTTACAGCTGATACAGTTGGCTCAGATGGGCAAAGTTCCTGTTCCGATGTCTGATGCTCAGCTGAAACAGATATTAATCCAGCTTCAATCTCGGAAGCGGGAAACAAGAATAACAAGGATTTGA
- a CDS encoding 50S ribosomal protein L39e: MARIKPAAKKRRLAKANKQTESVPTWVIARTDGRVRTNPKRRRNWRTSTIKA; the protein is encoded by the coding sequence ATGGCGCGAATTAAACCAGCAGCCAAGAAACGAAGGTTAGCAAAGGCTAACAAGCAGACTGAATCCGTTCCCACATGGGTAATTGCGCGGACAGACGGCAGAGTTAGAACTAACCCTAAACGCCGCAGAAACTGGCGTACAAGCACAATTAAGGCATAG
- a CDS encoding 50S ribosomal protein L31e has protein sequence MKNQIQEQEQLPPKEEETAQAPEESGPEENLMDTLEQEIDAEEETKPGTPVKPEPAAAKPKKKKGEDEDIVEEKTYTIPLSKALLMPPRKRSPRAMRILKAFVVKHMKMQTRPEEEGDEVPKLVVTNEVNECIWGRGIEKPPRKIRVRATKDSEGNVTVHLAEGD, from the coding sequence ATGAAAAACCAAATTCAAGAACAAGAGCAACTGCCTCCTAAAGAAGAAGAAACAGCGCAAGCCCCAGAGGAATCTGGACCTGAAGAAAACCTGATGGACACCCTCGAGCAAGAAATCGACGCTGAAGAAGAAACCAAACCTGGAACTCCCGTTAAACCCGAACCTGCAGCAGCCAAACCCAAAAAGAAAAAAGGCGAAGACGAAGACATCGTTGAAGAAAAAACCTACACTATCCCCCTAAGCAAAGCCCTGCTTATGCCTCCGCGTAAACGTTCTCCTAGAGCTATGCGTATTCTCAAAGCTTTTGTAGTAAAACACATGAAGATGCAAACCCGCCCTGAAGAAGAAGGCGACGAAGTCCCCAAACTTGTCGTCACCAACGAAGTCAACGAATGCATCTGGGGCAGAGGAATAGAGAAGCCTCCCCGTAAAATCCGTGTGCGTGCTACAAAAGACAGCGAGGGTAACGTTACAGTACACTTGGCTGAAGGCGACTAA
- a CDS encoding translation initiation factor IF-6, translated as MAVYLTSVAGSTSIGVYSLATETVVFIPKMVPIDKAEKTAQWLNAQLVHTSIGGSLLAGTLACANSNGLLLSPFVRQEELDAIKTAFEGTITIMETKKTAYGNLVLANDKGALVDPRLKDPQIKAIADTLGVEVVTGEIAGLPYVGSLAVATNKGVLAHPLLKDEERKVLESVFKVPVDVGTINCGIPYVGTGLIANSHGAVAGSLTTGPEMFIIGNALDVVQEDE; from the coding sequence TTGGCTGTTTATTTAACCAGCGTTGCCGGCAGCACTAGCATTGGCGTCTACTCGTTGGCAACAGAAACCGTTGTCTTCATACCCAAAATGGTGCCGATAGACAAAGCCGAAAAAACCGCCCAATGGCTCAACGCACAGCTTGTTCACACCTCCATTGGCGGCTCGTTGCTCGCTGGAACTTTAGCCTGCGCAAACTCAAATGGACTCCTTCTTTCCCCCTTTGTCAGACAAGAAGAACTAGACGCCATAAAAACCGCTTTTGAAGGCACCATAACAATTATGGAAACCAAAAAAACCGCTTACGGTAACCTTGTTTTAGCCAACGACAAAGGCGCCTTAGTTGACCCACGGTTAAAAGACCCCCAAATCAAAGCCATCGCTGACACGCTGGGCGTGGAGGTTGTTACGGGCGAGATTGCGGGTTTGCCTTATGTGGGTTCTTTGGCGGTTGCAACCAACAAGGGCGTGCTTGCGCATCCTTTGCTCAAAGACGAAGAGCGCAAAGTGCTTGAATCCGTTTTCAAGGTGCCCGTGGATGTGGGCACAATTAACTGCGGTATTCCTTACGTGGGAACGGGGTTGATTGCGAATTCTCATGGGGCTGTTGCTGGTTCTTTGACAACTGGACCCGAGATGTTTATAATTGGGAATGCACTGGATGTTGTGCAGGAAGATGAATAG
- the rpl18a gene encoding 50S ribosomal protein L18Ae produces MKVFRVTGEIFKPNLNTDFRKEVIADKKEQAVEKVYTEIGSKHRVKRYHMSITEVKEISVDEIENPILQKIVAEA; encoded by the coding sequence ATGAAGGTCTTCAGAGTAACAGGCGAGATATTCAAGCCGAACTTGAATACTGACTTTAGGAAAGAAGTGATAGCGGACAAGAAAGAGCAAGCCGTAGAGAAAGTGTACACTGAAATCGGCAGCAAACACCGCGTAAAACGCTATCACATGTCCATAACCGAAGTTAAAGAAATCTCCGTCGACGAAATCGAAAACCCAATTCTACAAAAAATAGTTGCTGAGGCTTAA
- the pfdA gene encoding prefoldin subunit alpha: MATAVNNTEQELRRLNAEMQYYEQTAQAMQQRLTMMNAALTDLSYANTTLESIEKEKENAELLVPIGGSSYINVKLANADKVIVGMGSGVSVEKTLPEAKTIVKDRLTELENAQNQMQQQLTQMVERINQGRTKMESLLADLRAGKQ, encoded by the coding sequence TTGGCGACTGCAGTCAACAACACTGAACAGGAACTTCGCCGATTAAACGCGGAAATGCAGTATTACGAGCAGACTGCACAAGCCATGCAGCAACGACTCACCATGATGAATGCCGCATTAACCGACTTATCCTACGCCAACACAACGTTGGAGAGCATAGAGAAAGAAAAAGAAAACGCGGAACTGCTTGTTCCCATTGGCGGTAGCAGCTACATCAACGTCAAACTAGCCAACGCCGACAAAGTCATCGTAGGCATGGGCTCTGGCGTAAGTGTGGAAAAAACCTTGCCTGAAGCAAAAACCATAGTTAAAGACCGCCTAACCGAACTGGAAAACGCCCAGAACCAGATGCAGCAGCAGCTAACACAGATGGTTGAACGCATTAACCAAGGCAGGACGAAAATGGAAAGCCTCCTTGCCGACTTACGCGCAGGGAAGCAGTAA
- the ftsY gene encoding signal recognition particle-docking protein FtsY: MFDKLKSGFKGLVTKVTTSELKPENLTPILSDFTMSLAENDVAFPVADKVCLDLEKRLTGVQVKRLDDRKKLVQDNLRQSLLDVMLTDKSIDLLALAEEKRKEKEPLVLLFVGINGTGKTTSIAKVANFFKNHKYSVVLSGSDTYRAGSIEQLEEHARRLNLRVIKHQYGADPAAVAFDAISHAKAHGINVVLIDTAGRMQTNQNLMNELAKVKRVVTPHLTILTVDSLAGNDAVQQAEEFNSHVGIDATVLTKVDADVKGGAALSVTYITQKPILFIGVGQEYKDLELFNPEKFVNMILK; encoded by the coding sequence ATGTTTGATAAGCTCAAGTCTGGGTTCAAAGGCTTAGTAACCAAAGTCACAACCAGCGAGCTTAAACCTGAAAACCTCACCCCAATTCTCTCAGATTTTACCATGTCGCTTGCCGAAAACGACGTTGCTTTTCCCGTAGCCGACAAAGTCTGCCTAGACCTTGAGAAACGCCTCACGGGCGTGCAGGTCAAACGTTTAGATGACCGCAAAAAACTCGTGCAAGACAACCTGCGCCAATCCCTTTTGGATGTTATGTTAACCGACAAAAGCATCGATTTGCTTGCGTTGGCAGAAGAGAAACGTAAAGAAAAAGAGCCTCTGGTGCTGCTTTTCGTAGGCATTAACGGCACAGGAAAAACCACAAGCATTGCCAAAGTCGCTAATTTCTTCAAGAACCACAAGTACTCCGTGGTTTTGTCGGGCAGTGACACTTACCGCGCGGGCTCAATTGAGCAGCTTGAAGAACACGCACGGCGCTTGAACCTAAGGGTAATCAAACACCAGTACGGCGCAGACCCTGCTGCAGTAGCCTTTGACGCAATAAGCCACGCCAAAGCCCACGGCATAAACGTAGTTCTCATCGACACCGCCGGGCGCATGCAAACCAACCAGAACCTCATGAACGAACTCGCCAAAGTCAAACGCGTCGTAACCCCCCACCTAACCATATTAACGGTGGATTCGCTCGCGGGCAACGATGCAGTACAGCAAGCCGAAGAATTCAACAGCCACGTAGGCATAGACGCCACCGTCCTAACCAAAGTCGACGCAGACGTCAAAGGCGGCGCAGCGCTAAGCGTAACCTACATCACCCAAAAACCCATACTATTCATCGGCGTAGGCCAAGAATACAAAGACCTCGAACTCTTCAACCCCGAAAAATTCGTCAACATGATACTCAAATAA
- a CDS encoding pyridoxamine 5'-phosphate oxidase family protein has translation MVSAKLPKMSKSEIDQLLAEQFLGRIAFSTRQAPHVAPFQYAVVDGTLYFHFTDYGKKRQLLDLDVPVCVEVEKYAPDLSTYGFVALTGNLQIVTDPDEKAKAASKMVETAQNRNISQNFLLAHGFAPQTGWSTLKTVESLVIVKLVNLYGVRGLKSS, from the coding sequence TTGGTATCTGCAAAGTTACCGAAGATGTCCAAATCCGAGATTGACCAGTTGTTGGCTGAGCAGTTTTTGGGTCGTATTGCTTTTTCTACCCGTCAGGCTCCTCATGTTGCGCCTTTCCAGTACGCTGTGGTTGATGGGACGTTGTATTTTCATTTTACTGATTACGGGAAAAAACGGCAGCTGCTGGACTTAGATGTTCCAGTATGCGTAGAAGTTGAAAAATATGCCCCTGACCTGAGCACGTACGGTTTTGTGGCTTTAACCGGCAACCTGCAAATAGTCACTGACCCAGACGAAAAAGCCAAAGCCGCCTCTAAAATGGTGGAAACCGCCCAAAACCGCAACATCTCGCAGAATTTTCTTTTAGCGCATGGTTTTGCGCCCCAAACTGGATGGTCTACCCTAAAAACCGTGGAATCCTTGGTCATCGTTAAATTGGTGAACTTGTATGGAGTAAGAGGACTTAAGTCGTCTTAA
- a CDS encoding deoxyribodipyrimidine photo-lyase, whose amino-acid sequence MSLKVAPERVKRLNDFDVKNRKYVLYWMQSSQRTEYNMALNYAIEQANHLNKPLVVFFGVKPDFPDANLRHYSFMFEGLYEVQSRLNQMQIRLVVKDSSPELGVVELATDACMVVVDKGYLKLLKHWYSHAAQHLNCPLIQIEDNIVVPVEEASPKEEYAAATLRPKNEAKQESFLNITPTVKPQLSSLRLYFSSLDLSDASGVLADLNVDASVGKTAYFSGGTSEALKHLEFFVNYKLPSYPEARNNPTIDGVSNLSPYLHFGQVSPLHVAVRVLESDAPEGSKSAYLEELIVRRELAINYIHYNPNYDSLEGLPNWAKSTLDAHKDDPREYIYSLEELENAKTHDPYWNAAQNQMRITGKMHGYMRMYWGKKILEWTQTPQEAFKAALYLNNKYELDGRDPNGYTGVAWCFGKHDRPWRERAIFGKVRYMNANGLRRKFDADKYAQTIQNLNRSPVAV is encoded by the coding sequence ATGAGTTTGAAGGTAGCTCCCGAGCGGGTGAAACGGTTAAACGACTTTGACGTAAAAAACCGCAAGTATGTTCTGTATTGGATGCAGTCTTCACAGCGAACTGAATACAACATGGCCCTAAACTACGCCATAGAACAGGCAAATCACCTAAACAAACCTCTCGTCGTATTTTTTGGGGTAAAACCAGATTTTCCTGACGCTAATTTGCGGCATTACAGTTTCATGTTCGAAGGGCTGTACGAAGTGCAATCCCGCTTAAACCAAATGCAAATCCGCCTCGTCGTCAAAGATTCCTCTCCTGAACTGGGTGTGGTTGAGCTTGCAACGGATGCCTGTATGGTCGTAGTAGACAAAGGCTACCTTAAACTGCTCAAACACTGGTACAGCCACGCCGCACAACACCTAAACTGCCCTTTAATTCAAATCGAAGACAACATCGTCGTCCCCGTAGAAGAAGCCTCACCAAAAGAAGAATACGCCGCCGCAACCCTTAGACCCAAAAACGAAGCAAAACAAGAAAGCTTCCTAAACATAACCCCCACGGTGAAACCCCAGCTTAGCTCTTTGAGACTGTATTTTTCTTCTTTGGACCTAAGTGATGCCAGCGGCGTCTTGGCTGATTTGAACGTAGATGCATCCGTGGGCAAAACCGCATACTTTTCAGGCGGCACAAGCGAGGCGCTCAAACATTTAGAATTTTTCGTTAACTACAAACTGCCCAGTTACCCTGAAGCACGAAACAACCCCACTATCGATGGTGTTTCCAATTTGAGTCCTTACCTGCATTTTGGTCAGGTTTCTCCTTTGCACGTCGCAGTGAGGGTTCTGGAGTCTGATGCGCCTGAAGGCTCCAAATCCGCGTATCTTGAAGAGTTGATTGTTCGCCGCGAATTAGCAATCAACTACATCCACTACAACCCCAACTATGACTCGCTCGAGGGACTGCCTAACTGGGCTAAAAGCACCCTGGACGCCCACAAAGATGACCCACGCGAGTACATCTACAGCCTTGAAGAACTTGAAAACGCCAAAACCCACGACCCCTACTGGAACGCCGCCCAGAACCAAATGCGCATAACAGGAAAAATGCACGGGTACATGCGCATGTACTGGGGCAAAAAAATTTTGGAGTGGACACAAACCCCTCAAGAAGCCTTCAAAGCGGCGTTGTACCTAAACAACAAGTACGAACTAGACGGCAGAGACCCAAACGGCTACACGGGTGTCGCATGGTGCTTTGGCAAACACGACCGCCCCTGGCGCGAACGAGCAATATTTGGCAAAGTCCGCTACATGAACGCCAACGGCCTACGCCGAAAATTCGACGCCGACAAATACGCCCAAACCATCCAAAACCTCAACCGTTCCCCCGTGGCCGTCTAA
- a CDS encoding DUF523 and DUF1722 domain-containing protein, protein MEFARPVVVVSKCIEFERVRWNSEMIASDLVKKLKDYVEFIPVCPEVGIGLSVPREPLRIVKKDSEPRLLQPATGRDFTGAIKQFSAEFLDSLPEVDGFILKSRSPSSAMKDAKIYPSTEKTAAIGRGPGFFGGAVLERFGHLAVEDESRLLNERIKWHFLTKLYTLADFRAVKASGLVKNLVDFQAKNKLLFTAYSQKELHEMGRIVANQKGKSFQETTAQYQQHLYRALQKPPQRGANENVLTKAAGYFTSKLGKEEKAFFLDLTHKYKEGKLELSTPLQVLRSWIIRFKEDYLMAQTFFEPYPQQLTEPQTTQQDIEKDYWK, encoded by the coding sequence GTGGAGTTTGCACGACCTGTTGTGGTGGTTAGTAAGTGTATAGAATTTGAGCGGGTGCGCTGGAACTCAGAGATGATAGCAAGCGACCTCGTCAAAAAACTCAAAGACTACGTCGAGTTTATTCCTGTCTGCCCCGAAGTAGGAATCGGCTTAAGCGTGCCGCGAGAGCCCCTGCGCATAGTCAAGAAAGATTCAGAGCCGCGTTTGCTACAGCCCGCAACGGGACGAGATTTCACAGGGGCGATAAAACAGTTTTCTGCAGAGTTTTTGGATTCGTTGCCTGAAGTGGACGGTTTCATTTTGAAGAGCCGTTCGCCAAGCAGCGCCATGAAAGACGCCAAAATCTACCCCAGCACCGAAAAAACCGCTGCCATCGGAAGAGGACCAGGCTTTTTTGGGGGCGCCGTGTTGGAGCGGTTTGGGCATTTGGCGGTGGAGGATGAGAGCCGCTTGCTGAACGAGCGTATTAAATGGCATTTTTTGACTAAGTTGTATACGTTGGCGGATTTTAGGGCAGTTAAGGCGTCGGGTTTGGTGAAGAACTTGGTGGATTTTCAAGCAAAAAACAAGCTGCTGTTTACGGCGTACAGCCAAAAAGAACTCCACGAAATGGGCAGAATCGTGGCAAACCAGAAAGGCAAAAGCTTCCAAGAAACCACAGCGCAGTACCAACAGCACCTGTATCGAGCCCTGCAAAAACCGCCCCAAAGAGGAGCCAACGAAAACGTCCTAACAAAAGCCGCAGGATACTTTACCAGCAAACTGGGTAAAGAAGAAAAAGCGTTCTTTTTGGATTTGACCCACAAGTACAAAGAGGGCAAGCTTGAGTTAAGCACGCCCCTGCAGGTGCTGCGTTCGTGGATAATCAGATTCAAAGAAGACTACTTGATGGCACAGACGTTTTTTGAACCCTACCCCCAACAACTAACCGAACCCCAAACAACCCAGCAAGACATAGAAAAAGACTACTGGAAATAG
- a CDS encoding amidohydrolase, translating into MSKGKPCVEAVAVKGGRVIKVGSTDEISLLIGKDTEILYLDWRTVMPGFIDTHIHLADFGRFLMWIDLAAVGSISRMQVLLSQRVEKTSADKWIVGRGWSENRFIEKRLPTRSDLDKVAPDHPVLFYHQAGPVALVNSKALQLAGITKDTEAPLGGVIDKDEAGEPTGVIRGSAMDIVWKLVPETGIDELVDSAAMACEKIMQSGITSIHWLAESSADVAIFKKLVETGKLPLRVYMVIPASLLGDAALIEGLQKGESRIGAVEVAADGYLASKTAALVKPYCGDDNNKGKMLLRQNELNTASENIVKRGFQLVLHAMGDKAVGKALTAIETVASVEKSRSRIDPAALLNKALIERLKKQRVVVSVQPLVAASEFSVYDALEHLGEDRARWLYPLKTLFNEGIRVCGGSDCPMEPLNPLLSIQSAATRRFFPEEQLTVHEALCMYTVNAAYASAEEKDKGSIEEGKYADFTVLSKNPEETPISKLHEITVEMTIIGGKITYTS; encoded by the coding sequence ATGAGCAAAGGTAAGCCTTGCGTGGAGGCGGTTGCAGTCAAAGGCGGCAGAGTAATCAAGGTTGGCAGCACCGACGAAATCAGCTTGCTTATCGGCAAGGACACCGAAATTCTCTATTTAGATTGGCGCACCGTCATGCCCGGCTTCATCGATACACATATTCATTTGGCGGATTTTGGCAGGTTCCTGATGTGGATAGACCTAGCCGCGGTTGGGTCAATTAGTCGTATGCAGGTGCTTTTGAGCCAAAGAGTAGAGAAGACTTCGGCGGATAAGTGGATAGTTGGCAGAGGCTGGAGTGAGAACCGTTTCATCGAAAAACGCCTACCCACACGCTCTGACCTAGACAAAGTCGCCCCCGACCACCCCGTACTGTTCTATCACCAAGCAGGACCCGTCGCGCTGGTAAACAGCAAAGCCCTACAACTTGCAGGCATAACCAAGGATACCGAAGCCCCCTTGGGAGGCGTCATAGACAAAGACGAGGCAGGCGAACCCACAGGGGTCATACGGGGAAGCGCGATGGACATTGTTTGGAAGCTTGTTCCCGAAACAGGCATCGACGAGCTTGTGGATTCTGCTGCGATGGCTTGTGAGAAAATCATGCAGTCAGGCATAACCAGCATTCACTGGCTTGCTGAATCCTCCGCGGACGTAGCAATCTTCAAAAAACTCGTGGAAACAGGCAAGCTGCCGCTACGGGTTTACATGGTAATTCCCGCGAGCCTGCTGGGGGATGCCGCTTTGATAGAGGGGCTGCAAAAAGGGGAATCGCGAATCGGCGCAGTCGAAGTAGCAGCTGATGGGTATTTGGCGTCTAAGACGGCAGCGTTGGTTAAGCCGTACTGTGGAGACGATAACAACAAGGGCAAGATGCTGCTTAGGCAAAATGAGTTAAACACGGCTTCAGAGAACATAGTGAAGCGGGGTTTTCAGTTGGTTTTGCATGCGATGGGCGACAAAGCCGTGGGTAAAGCGTTGACTGCTATTGAAACCGTAGCATCTGTGGAGAAGAGTCGAAGCCGTATAGACCCCGCCGCGCTTCTTAACAAGGCTTTGATTGAGCGCCTCAAAAAACAGCGGGTGGTTGTTTCGGTTCAGCCGTTGGTGGCGGCTTCAGAATTCTCGGTGTATGATGCGTTGGAGCATCTGGGCGAGGATAGGGCGCGTTGGTTGTACCCGCTTAAGACCTTGTTTAACGAGGGCATACGGGTATGCGGCGGCAGCGACTGCCCCATGGAGCCCCTAAACCCTCTGCTCAGCATCCAATCCGCAGCCACACGACGCTTCTTCCCAGAAGAACAGCTAACAGTGCATGAAGCGCTGTGCATGTACACCGTAAACGCAGCCTACGCCTCCGCAGAAGAAAAAGACAAAGGCTCCATAGAAGAAGGCAAATACGCCGACTTCACCGTTCTCTCCAAAAACCCAGAAGAAACCCCCATTAGCAAACTCCACGAAATCACCGTAGAAATGACCATCATAGGCGGAAAAATCACGTACACCAGCTAA
- a CDS encoding B12-binding domain-containing radical SAM protein: protein MKARVTLVNPPYPSGAPQSLFLPLGLGYLVAVLEESRYDVTVLDCQVNPPSQQQLETQLAQSNADIVGVTTSTLTYWPAVHVAQTAKKVLPNALTVLGGPHVTALPEQTLNEAPDVDVIVRGEGEKTMLDLAAFASNGGASGLAAIDGITFRGNGQIQHTRDRAFIQDLDELPHPAYKFFPLERYSIAGTNYLPIITSRGCPFQCTFCLASKMCGTAFRTRSPQKVVDELEWLRDTHHADVFAFYDDTFTIDKKRATAICDEMKTRGFDLPWDCRTRVDQINRDILVKLRDANCKLIHFGIESGSQKMLSAMKKGTTVEKNAWAIKLTKDVGISVAVSVVVGYPGETPELLQKTFDFIYATKPDFVYVCQAIPYPGTELLDILHDLGWEVSTDWNQFDEQSPVFNNPLITPEKIDEMRGAFYDRFLSPAYFLSKATKRDFYSKIMARTAFNHLLWRMKIPKLLGAGRKIRKQETPPTEAEKT from the coding sequence GTGAAAGCTCGTGTAACCCTTGTTAATCCTCCTTACCCGAGTGGGGCGCCGCAGTCGCTTTTTCTTCCGTTGGGTTTGGGTTATTTGGTTGCGGTGTTAGAAGAGAGCCGTTATGACGTTACGGTTTTGGATTGCCAAGTTAACCCGCCTTCGCAGCAGCAGCTTGAAACCCAGCTTGCACAAAGCAACGCCGACATCGTAGGCGTAACCACCTCCACCCTTACCTACTGGCCCGCCGTACATGTTGCACAAACTGCCAAGAAAGTTCTGCCCAACGCCTTAACCGTTCTGGGTGGACCTCACGTTACTGCTCTGCCCGAGCAAACCCTAAACGAAGCCCCCGACGTTGATGTCATTGTCCGCGGGGAAGGCGAAAAAACAATGCTGGACTTAGCAGCTTTCGCATCCAACGGTGGTGCAAGTGGCTTGGCAGCGATTGACGGGATAACGTTTAGAGGCAACGGGCAAATCCAGCATACCCGTGACCGCGCGTTCATCCAAGACCTCGATGAGTTGCCGCATCCCGCCTACAAGTTCTTCCCGCTGGAGCGCTACAGCATTGCAGGAACCAACTACCTCCCGATTATAACCAGCCGCGGATGCCCCTTCCAATGCACGTTTTGCCTAGCCAGTAAAATGTGCGGAACCGCCTTTAGAACCCGCAGCCCCCAAAAAGTCGTCGACGAACTCGAATGGCTCCGAGACACCCACCACGCCGACGTCTTCGCCTTCTACGACGACACCTTCACCATAGACAAAAAACGCGCCACCGCTATATGCGACGAAATGAAAACCCGCGGATTTGATTTGCCTTGGGACTGCCGAACCCGCGTAGACCAAATCAACCGCGATATTCTCGTTAAACTGCGTGACGCCAACTGCAAGCTCATCCATTTTGGCATAGAATCGGGTAGCCAAAAAATGCTTAGCGCCATGAAAAAAGGCACCACCGTTGAGAAGAACGCGTGGGCAATCAAACTAACCAAGGACGTGGGCATATCTGTTGCTGTTAGCGTCGTTGTTGGGTACCCCGGCGAAACTCCCGAGTTGCTCCAGAAAACCTTTGATTTCATCTACGCAACCAAACCCGACTTCGTGTACGTTTGCCAAGCCATACCCTATCCTGGAACGGAACTGCTTGATATACTCCATGACTTGGGCTGGGAAGTCTCCACAGACTGGAACCAGTTCGACGAACAATCCCCCGTCTTCAACAATCCACTAATCACCCCCGAAAAAATCGATGAAATGCGCGGCGCCTTCTACGACAGATTCCTCTCCCCAGCGTACTTCCTTAGCAAAGCAACCAAACGCGACTTCTACAGCAAAATCATGGCAAGAACCGCGTTTAACCACCTGCTATGGCGCATGAAAATCCCAAAGCTCCTAGGAGCAGGCAGAAAAATCCGCAAACAAGAAACCCCCCCAACAGAAGCAGAAAAAACCTAA